In a genomic window of Lycium ferocissimum isolate CSIRO_LF1 chromosome 9, AGI_CSIRO_Lferr_CH_V1, whole genome shotgun sequence:
- the LOC132031253 gene encoding proton pump-interactor 1-like isoform X2, whose protein sequence is MESQLAHVSVETVSEKNKLPKENQKMKNHGVEVNEPIKFGSHGTKESIKEEGKKVPAIGLRKDAVEDWPEPKQIHSFYIIRYRRFEDPKLKPKFDQAEKELQKMNKERSQIIEKLRAKRAERSGLIGQRQSVSAENQEFWTVIDGKRKEMEPLQDALGKLRGPRKAGREGSSSLCSSEEELDKFIKSLQYRIQHESIPLTEEKQILREIKRLEGTRGEVRENMATRAQIQDSMGEKETIQKQVKLISGNLDGVRKEQQAVKAKLKVLDDQLDANTSQIKSLDEELKEVTKKRDKAFVNVQELRNQREEGNAPFYQNFALLQKAKLLADKKDVEALKQLTLTEVDKFISLFSGSKPFRDDYERRILTSLDIRQLSRDGRMRNPDEKPLVLPQAQTVSQSEIVEKTNARPKKEESVPPAQNVNKDKNTKKPKDASSKVTEKYIFHVEEEIHGLENKPKSKEYDEARLKEMKKEEEIAKNRQAMERKKKLAEKAAAKAARKAQKEAERKKLKEIILIILSLVFGVASKEVTLAMDLYSIFTPFRNLRRRRRRRLELLFLVRSLLRNQVKQLQRLLRKTRRRKRLKHQLHLSSRTRKGRLSGIDQHVQKARRFLKLY, encoded by the exons ATGGAATCTCAGTTAGCTCATGTTTCAGTTGAAACTGTAAGTGAAAAGAACAAACTTCCGAAGGAAAATCAGAAAATGAAGAATCATGGTGTAGAGGTTAATGAGCCGATAAAATTTGGTTCTCATGGTACTAAAGAATCAATTAAGGAGGAAGGGAAAAAAGTTCCTGCGATCGGCCTCCGGAAGGATGCTGTTGAGGACTGGCCTGAACCTAAGCAGATCCATTCTTTCTACATTATTAGATATCGGCGATTTGAAGACCCAAAACTGAAGCCCAAATTTGATCAGGCAGAAAAAGAGCTACAGAAAATGAACAAAGAAAGATCTCAAATTATCGAAAAATTGCGGGCCAAGAGG GCAGAACGATCAGGGTTGATAGGCCAAAGGCAATCTGTGAGTGCTGAAAATCAGGAGTTTTGGACAGTAATTGATGGGAAGAGAAAGGAAATGGAACCTCTGCAGGATGCCCTCGGCAAGCTCCGTGGTCCTAGGAAAGCTGGAAGAGAGGGGAGTTCTAGTCTGTGTTCATCTGAGGAGGAGCTTGATAAATTT ATTAAGAGTCTGCAGTACCGCATTCAACATGAAAGCATTCCTCTGACTGAAGAGAAGCAAATTCTTAGAGAAATCAAACGACTTGAAGGAACAAGGGGAGAGGTAAGAGAAAATATGGCTACGAGGGCACAGATTCAGGATTCAATGGGTGAAAAAGAAACAATCCAAAAGCAGGTTAAG CTTATAAGTGGTAACCTTGATGGGGTTCGGAAGGAGCAACAGGCGGTTAAGGCCAAGCTAAAGGTACTAGATGATCAGCTCGATGCCAATACCAGCCAGATTAAGTCTTTGGATGAGGAGTTGAAGGAAGTAACAAAGAAGAGGGACAAAGCTTTTGTAAATGTTCAGGAATTGAGAAATCAACGCGAAGAAGGG AACGCTCCTTTCTACCAAAACTTTGCACTGTTGCAAAAAGCAAAACTGCTAGCAGATAAGAAGGATGTCGAAGCCCTTAAACAACTCACACTTACTGAG GTCGATAAATTTATATCCCTATTTAGTGGTAGTAAGCCCTTTCGGGATGACTATGAGAGGAGAATTTTGACATCACTTGATATTAGGCAGTTGAGCAGGGATGGCAGGATGAGGAACCCTGATGAGAAACCTCTGGTCTTACCACag GCACAGACTGTTTCACAGTCTGAGATTGTCGAGAAAACTAATGCTAGACCAAAAAAGGAAGAATCAGTGCCGCCTGCTCAGAATGTAAACAAAGACAAGAATACCAAGAAGCCAAAAGATGCAAGTAGCAAAGTTACAGAAAAGTACATCTTTCATGTTGAAGAGGAGATCCATGGTTTAGAAAATAAACCGAAAAGCAAGGAATATGATGAGGCAAGGTTAAAGGAAATGAAGAAAGAGGAGGAGATTGCAAAAAATCGGCAGGCAATGGAGAGGAAGAAGAAGTTGGCAGAGAAAGCAGCTGCCAAAGCAGCAAGAAAAGCTCAGAAAGAAGCTGAAAGGAAAAAGCTCAAGGAAATTATCCTTATCATTCTATCATTAGTTTTTGGTGTTGCGTCTAAGGAAGTTACATTGGCTATGGACTTATATAGCATCTTTACTCCTTTCAGGAACTTGAGAAGAAGGCGAAGAAGAAGGCTGGAGCTTCTGTTCCTGGTCAGGAGTCTACTGAGGAACCAAGTGAAACAGCTGCAGAGGTTGCTGAGGAAGACAAGGAGGAGGAAAAGGTTGAAACATCAGTTGCACCTAAGCTCAAGGACCCGAAAGGGAAGACTGTCAGGCATCGACCAACACGTGCAAAAGGCACGGAGATTTCTAAAACTATACTAA
- the LOC132031253 gene encoding proton pump-interactor 1-like isoform X1, with amino-acid sequence MESQLAHVSVETVSEKNKLPKENQKMKNHGVEVNEPIKFGSHGTKESIKEEGKKVPAIGLRKDAVEDWPEPKQIHSFYIIRYRRFEDPKLKPKFDQAEKELQKMNKERSQIIEKLRAKRAERSGLIGQRQSVSAENQEFWTVIDGKRKEMEPLQDALGKLRGPRKAGREGSSSLCSSEEELDKFIKSLQYRIQHEKIPLNEEKQILREIKRLEGTRAEVRERMGKLRGPRKAGREGSSCSSEEELDNLIKSLQYRIQHESIPLTEEKQILREIKRLEGTRGEVRENMATRAQIQDSMGEKETIQKQVKLISGNLDGVRKEQQAVKAKLKVLDDQLDANTSQIKSLDEELKEVTKKRDKAFVNVQELRNQREEGNAPFYQNFALLQKAKLLADKKDVEALKQLTLTEVDKFISLFSGSKPFRDDYERRILTSLDIRQLSRDGRMRNPDEKPLVLPQAQTVSQSEIVEKTNARPKKEESVPPAQNVNKDKNTKKPKDASSKVTEKYIFHVEEEIHGLENKPKSKEYDEARLKEMKKEEEIAKNRQAMERKKKLAEKAAAKAARKAQKEAERKKLKEIILIILSLVFGVASKEVTLAMDLYSIFTPFRNLRRRRRRRLELLFLVRSLLRNQVKQLQRLLRKTRRRKRLKHQLHLSSRTRKGRLSGIDQHVQKARRFLKLY; translated from the exons ATGGAATCTCAGTTAGCTCATGTTTCAGTTGAAACTGTAAGTGAAAAGAACAAACTTCCGAAGGAAAATCAGAAAATGAAGAATCATGGTGTAGAGGTTAATGAGCCGATAAAATTTGGTTCTCATGGTACTAAAGAATCAATTAAGGAGGAAGGGAAAAAAGTTCCTGCGATCGGCCTCCGGAAGGATGCTGTTGAGGACTGGCCTGAACCTAAGCAGATCCATTCTTTCTACATTATTAGATATCGGCGATTTGAAGACCCAAAACTGAAGCCCAAATTTGATCAGGCAGAAAAAGAGCTACAGAAAATGAACAAAGAAAGATCTCAAATTATCGAAAAATTGCGGGCCAAGAGG GCAGAACGATCAGGGTTGATAGGCCAAAGGCAATCTGTGAGTGCTGAAAATCAGGAGTTTTGGACAGTAATTGATGGGAAGAGAAAGGAAATGGAACCTCTGCAGGATGCCCTCGGCAAGCTCCGTGGTCCTAGGAAAGCTGGAAGAGAGGGGAGTTCTAGTCTGTGTTCATCTGAGGAGGAGCTTGATAAATTT ATTAAAAGTCTGCAGTACCGCATTCAGCATGAAAAAATTCCTCTGAATGAAGAGAAGCAAATTCTTAGAGAAATTAAACGACTTGAAGGAACAAGGGCAGAGGTAAGAGAACGTATGGGCAAGCTCCGTGGTCCTAGGAAAGCTGGGAGAGAGGGCAGTTCATGTTCATCTGAGGAGGAGCTTGATAATCTT ATTAAGAGTCTGCAGTACCGCATTCAACATGAAAGCATTCCTCTGACTGAAGAGAAGCAAATTCTTAGAGAAATCAAACGACTTGAAGGAACAAGGGGAGAGGTAAGAGAAAATATGGCTACGAGGGCACAGATTCAGGATTCAATGGGTGAAAAAGAAACAATCCAAAAGCAGGTTAAG CTTATAAGTGGTAACCTTGATGGGGTTCGGAAGGAGCAACAGGCGGTTAAGGCCAAGCTAAAGGTACTAGATGATCAGCTCGATGCCAATACCAGCCAGATTAAGTCTTTGGATGAGGAGTTGAAGGAAGTAACAAAGAAGAGGGACAAAGCTTTTGTAAATGTTCAGGAATTGAGAAATCAACGCGAAGAAGGG AACGCTCCTTTCTACCAAAACTTTGCACTGTTGCAAAAAGCAAAACTGCTAGCAGATAAGAAGGATGTCGAAGCCCTTAAACAACTCACACTTACTGAG GTCGATAAATTTATATCCCTATTTAGTGGTAGTAAGCCCTTTCGGGATGACTATGAGAGGAGAATTTTGACATCACTTGATATTAGGCAGTTGAGCAGGGATGGCAGGATGAGGAACCCTGATGAGAAACCTCTGGTCTTACCACag GCACAGACTGTTTCACAGTCTGAGATTGTCGAGAAAACTAATGCTAGACCAAAAAAGGAAGAATCAGTGCCGCCTGCTCAGAATGTAAACAAAGACAAGAATACCAAGAAGCCAAAAGATGCAAGTAGCAAAGTTACAGAAAAGTACATCTTTCATGTTGAAGAGGAGATCCATGGTTTAGAAAATAAACCGAAAAGCAAGGAATATGATGAGGCAAGGTTAAAGGAAATGAAGAAAGAGGAGGAGATTGCAAAAAATCGGCAGGCAATGGAGAGGAAGAAGAAGTTGGCAGAGAAAGCAGCTGCCAAAGCAGCAAGAAAAGCTCAGAAAGAAGCTGAAAGGAAAAAGCTCAAGGAAATTATCCTTATCATTCTATCATTAGTTTTTGGTGTTGCGTCTAAGGAAGTTACATTGGCTATGGACTTATATAGCATCTTTACTCCTTTCAGGAACTTGAGAAGAAGGCGAAGAAGAAGGCTGGAGCTTCTGTTCCTGGTCAGGAGTCTACTGAGGAACCAAGTGAAACAGCTGCAGAGGTTGCTGAGGAAGACAAGGAGGAGGAAAAGGTTGAAACATCAGTTGCACCTAAGCTCAAGGACCCGAAAGGGAAGACTGTCAGGCATCGACCAACACGTGCAAAAGGCACGGAGATTTCTAAAACTATACTAA